In the genome of Naumovozyma dairenensis CBS 421 chromosome 7, complete genome, the window CTCATTAATATATGTCTGTACATGCTCACACGTTTATACGCTACCTAAATCTATCAACTAGTAATCTATCAGCTCCCACTTCTTTGTATTCTTCTTTACCTACCCATAATTGATGGAATGTCCCAAGACTCGTCAATATACTACCACCTAACCATGCTTGATATTGTTTCTCCCTTAGATGTCCCGTTGTCAAAATACGGAATTTCAATGCAGGTAATCTCTTGCTCAATTCATACATTAGTCTATCATTTAATCTTGGAATACAAGAGGTACCACCAGTTATAACAACATTATGAGCTAAGGACGCACGCAAATCAACATCACTATCCAATATAGATCTTTGAACAAGATCAGCTATGCCAATTATATCAACTCCATTGCCATTGCTAGATACTTCGGAATCTTCATTTTTGGCAGTAGAAGTCGTTGTATCTTCAATAGGCCTCTTACCGTTTTCGTTAACAGTTTCTGAAGTATTTGTAGATTCCCCTGAAGCCGCTGTTTCAGTCGTTGTTTTATTCGGCGTATCTTCTGTCTTCAATGGTGAAGGTTGTGCCTGAGGTGTAGATTCCTTTGTTGCCGTGTTAGTACCCCCACTTGGTTTATTCCTCTTCAATGGAATATAATCATTATGCCACGTCTCCACTACACCATCTTTTGTCACTGGCCAATCTTCAGGAATATCTTCTCTATGAGGGGAAAATAACTGTTCTGCAAACCCATATCTAGcttcattatcaaatacAATTTCTTCCGCCCATGGAGCTTCGATAGACCTTTTCGTCATTGTCGATAGCTCATCTTGACTCTTCTCCAGAGTACtatttggaataatttGACATAAAGTCTCTTTACATTCTTGATAGAACCCTCTTTCATTACCATAAGTAAATAAAGAATCGTCTACTTGATAGTTAAACGTTCTTCTCTTAAATTCTGGTCGTCTACTTTCAATGGCAAAAAGTGGTATGATTTCTCTCGGTTTTAAATACGTctcaattaaatgattaATATATCTTCCCGCAATAAAATTTCTAGTAGAGCTCTTTGATAATGTCATCCCATCGATAACGGGTGAAACACTTGTAGTATCGTGACCAATATCGACAACGAGACAATTGGGTCTACCTGCAGCAAATGAAACGCAAGTACTCACAGGAGATAAATAACAAGCCTCAAAATCCATTCCTTCTAATAATACTTCTAATGATTTCTTTCTATTTTCAACACTATTCCAAATGGGTTCCGTCAGTAAAACCGGAATCCCTGAGTTACTTTTTAAGAATAATTCATTCTTTAATACCCAATCCCATTGTTCTTGGGCTGTATCCCAATCTGCAATCTCTCCATTCTCAACGATTCGTTTGATTTCATAATCTGGTCTAGCAAGTCCAATGGATTGTTCAGAAAAGACCTTCGtctttttttggttttccTCTTTAGCAGTATCTTTGTACTGACCATACGAAGATGGAATAATAGATTCGGGACAATCGGAACCTGAGTACCCAATATTCGTAGTATAAGAACCAGGATCAATTACTATGGATGTGATCTCATCTCCTCCGTATACTTGTAAACCTGACATTCCCTCGCACAGTTGATTCTTATCCTTATCTTCCTTTTTATACTTGGATATATAGATCagatcttcttctcttgaTTTTTTACTTCGAGCCCAAGTCTgctttttgtttgtttgttctCGCCTTGCTGATAATTTCACGTTAAACGCTTTAACTCTGTAAGGAAAacttcaaagaaaatatactGCAAGGAAGAATAACAAAACGTATATTATTGACGAACATCTAAGACAAGATCCACACTACAAAATAGAAATCATATCACAAATTTgttcatttaaataataaatttcgttaaatattcatatagtatacatatataatagtaGTTAGCAGTAATAAAAAGTAATTGACAAAGACTAGAGTATGTTATTCTTGTCTAATCTAAACAACAGTTCACTAGTTCTTCatgttttcaataatcAATTCTTGAGCCTTTTCAACACCTTCCTTAGAACCTCTAACATAAACAATATCCTTAACCTTATCAGATCTCTTTGGAACATCAATAACAACATCTGCTTCATCTCTAATCTTCTTGATGTTAGATCCACCTGGTCCAActaatttattgaattttcttGGATCAGCACACCAAACGTAACCAACAAAAGTAGATGTGGCTGCTTTAGCAATTCTATCTTCAATTTGCTTGACAACCCTATCCAAAGTTTCCGCTTTCTTAGCTTCATCTATCTTGACTGGTGTATCTGCCTTCAACTCATTATCCTCGGTTAAAATTTCACTGAAATCAATTGGTTCATAAGTTAATCTCCATGGAATTTCACCTTCTTCACCATCAATACGTGGTTCACCAACTTCTTCAATGGTTACTTTGAATTGTTgcttcttttcttcttcagttgGACGGACCTTTTCCACTGGAATAACCAAATTGTGACGATTCAAACGGTTGGCTCTTCTAGTAGCATTACCGTGTCTAACATGAACGAATTCCTCGAGTCTTAATTTTTGAGTGAATGCACCACGTTCAGAAACAAATTCTTGTAAAGCAGCAGGAACTTGAATTTCACGGTCAAAATTATCTCTAATAATTTCagtcattattttcttttcagcCTTAGCAATATTATCTGGTAACCCAGTCAAAGTAACAGGACCAGTTTCATTCTTATTTGGAACATtcatgataatattgaattcaGTTTCTAATTGACGACGAACCATACCACCTGGACCAACTAAAGCACCTTGTCTTTCATTTGGAATTTCTAATTCCTTAGTAATACTATTTTCACCATCTTCAACAATCTTATTAATTTGTCTCTTAACACTCTCGACGAATGATTTTGGACCTTGAATGGTAATGACGTTACTTTCTGCATTAGCATTTGGAATATCGATAGATTTATTTCTAATATCTTCACCACCAgctttattaataatagttCTTAAAGTATTACCACCAGCCCCGACAATAGTTCTATGATATTTACGATCAACCTCTAAGGACTCAGTAATGAAATCACTTGCTTCAGAGACAATAGATTCCACTTTCTTAGCAGCTTCCTTAATGGCCGATCTAGTACCAGTAATTTCCAATTCCACTTCACCAGTTTCTTTAACTTTAAGATCAGTATTCTTTTGTAAGAAATCCATCTCAACGCCGAAATCAGCTCtgatatcattaattgTTGAACCATTCTTACCAATAACTCTTGGAACATGTTCAGCTGGAACATTAATAACCATTTTGTATCCgttttctctttcaaattcCAAAAGGGCACTCAATTCTTCATAAGCTTGCTTAACACCACGAGATGGACCCCTAATAGTAACAATGTCGCTAGTTCTTGggaaattaatgaaaacattGTATTTATCTTGCAAACGATTACGGTAAACTCCGTTAGCACCAATCAAATTACGATGTAATTTTTGTGGGACAATCAATTCCTTAGTGATGATATCAGCCCATTTCTTAGATTCAGCaactatatattttttagcTTGAGTTAAATTATACTCTAACCCAGTTAAAGTAACTTCGACGGTCTTGTCATTGTCCTTAGCGTCATGGTTAGGGACATCAATTTGacaattgaatttttcacgGATTTGATTCAAATTGGCACCTTTGGTACCGACTAATCTTGCGACTGTGTTGTTTGGAATTTCCACGGTCAACTTAGATTTCTTAGATGGATTTTCCACGATGGAGTTCAATGCTTTGTGGACAATCTTGACCGCTTTTTCGTCACCTCTGATGGAAATGTGGTTGGCATCTGGAGTATGTAACCTGATTTGAATGTTACCTTCTTCATGAGATACTTCATCAAGgattaatttcaatgtGACGTTATCTTGACCAGCTAGCAAGTCGTCTTGAATTTCAGCAGGTAGTTCGAATGTCTTTGTGgacatatttttttgcttGGTACGTAATGGATCCAAATTGagattaattttttctaatCGTTCCATTGTTTCTTCTGCAGATGGTTTGAAATCTTCATCGGATGCCTTGGAGAATAAAACAATGGAATCATCATTGTTATGGAAATAGTCACCCACTTGAACGTATGGAACTTCATCTTCTGTAGCTAGTAAGATGTGATGTATGGATTTATGGAATAATTCATAATCTAAATCAGAAATCGTTAAAGTTTCTAATGGAGTGATACTGTTGACGAAACTAATCAATTCCTTACGAGCagatttaatttcattagaGGAATCAGATTTCGAACTTAATTGAATGGTAACGTTTGGAGTATCTTTCAAAGTGGAAACAGCTGGTAAGACAATTTTAACATCTGGGTAAGCATCTTCAATTGGTTTCAAAACGttatatttgatgaaatacAAAGCCAAGTTCTTAGCGTGGACTAGATTCTTACTGTgagattttgaaatatccAAGGAGTCGACGACGAATTTCTTAGAATTTGATCTAGCAAATTCTATTGCTTCTTTCACTTTATCAGCTTGACCAACAAATGAAACTAATTCATCGGTTGGATCAGTAGGGAAAGTAACGATAACATTGAATTCTTCCTTCAATTGTTTAGCGTCAATTAAGAATTGGAACTTAGTTGGAATCTTAACTTTTTCCTCAGTCAACGTGGATGATAACTGGTTCAAGAAATCTTGTACTTGAACCTTTGTGGATTTAACATCTTCACGAGGACCTGAAATGGCGACTTCGGCAGAATCTTGGTAAAATACACATTTAACATCATCAGGGATAGACAAAGAGGATAAGTTAACGAATTGAGCAATCTTGGCGTCTTCCACAGGAACTCTAATGTTTAGAGtctttgtttcttctttcacaatttcttcaatctTACGTTTAGCCAAATTAACAGATTCAAAATCACCATGTAAGTGGACATCCACGGTGAAATCATTCAAGTCTTCATCGTATGAATCTGGGTTATTTTCTCTTGCCAAGTTGATTCTGACTTCGAATTGATCAGAGATTTCACGGATGGTTTTACCACCGGCACCAATGATGGCAGCTCTACATCTTGCTGGAACAGTCATAGAATCGTCGATTGGTCTAGTTAATTTCTTGACTAAGTCTCTCTTGGCAGATTGAACATTTTCAGCGATACCGGAGATTAAGAATGTACGAGAATTCTTGGATAAAGTGGATTCGACAGAGACGTTGTAGGTCTGTTTGACGTTTTGAACGATACGAGACAATTCAGGTTTGGTGATAGATAATTGAGAACGTAGGTCCAAAGTGAAAGTTTCTTGAATGTTTCTGGAACGCATACGTTTAGCAGCAGAAACTGGGGATGGTGACaaggatgaagaagataaagatgGAGTCGAGAAGTTTGAAACAGGAACAGGTTGTGGTTTCATGTTTGGACCCCAGGAGACCTTAGAGTTAGCGAAAGCAGAGTTGGAACTTAAAGATGGTAAATCCTTTAAAGATGGTAATACCACTTTTGGTTGAACAATAGCTGGTTCAGTAGTTGAGGTGGCAGCAGTGGCATCAGTTCCTTGTGTAGCAACTGAAGCGTCTTCAGagttttcaattgtaaCATTGACATCATCAGCGGCAgattgattgatttcttCAGAGGCAGAGGCAGGGACAGTTTCAACAGGAACAGGAATTTGTTCGTTTTGTTCTTCAAAAGTAGTGGAcattgtttattatttcaaaaactaAAACGTATAATGTAATCGTGGCAAACCAAAAGGACAAAAAATAGAGAAGAAAGCTAAACGGatagttttcttttttaatcGAGGAAATGGGAAGGATAGTACAAGTCTTAGAAAACTACTGGTATCCTAAGTTGTTAAACAGATCAAGGATGAATGATTGATGTATTTGTAGTACTTGTTATAGTAttggaaaaagaataaCCATTTTACATGAAATAAGTGTAAACGGTGGCTTTGTCTTACATTACAGgtatttttaaatttcacTTCAAGAATTATGACAGTTGTTCACTTCACGATCACTTCGCACTTCTGGATTTCGCGAAATTTCCACAGCgaagaaaaataacatCGTTGGTGGCCTTTAGGGCTTATTTTGCGTGGTAGGACTTGCCCTCATAGCCCTGTATAATTCAGGCGGGGCGGGGCCTGGAATTTAGCCCTTTCGAAACTTTCTCGGGGAATCCTTAATTGTATCGAGTGGTAAATTCTTGATAAAGCAGGTACATCTTAAGAAGGGTATATGAGTGTGCTGAGCGAAGTAGCCATCGGAACTTAATTTCTAGATTCtaagaaatatttgttCTAAGGATTCAATGGGATCGGTGCATTTGTCCTTTGTTAAAAACTCTACGGCAGGCATAGCTTAAACCTACTGGAAGGATAAAAATTGCTCCTCGGTAGGAAATGATAGCTGTATCCCGTTATTTGGGTTAGTATGGTACACTGTATGAATCTCTCGACATGCTACcattgttttcttcaaaagttACAGCATATTCTCTTGAACcatattgttttattagGGGAATTCGATgtagtatatatatacgtgAGGGTTACGTAACGTAACGTAACCAAAATATTGTAGATGGTGAAAGAACTCCGAGAAATCATGCTCGGACAGCGGAACATACGTATATGTCATAATTTAGGAATACCGCTCTATGTATAAGATCACCGTTGCAGTTGCAGTTAAGCAAATTTTAGATTGTTGATGGCAAAAGCAAATGATACATCCAAGTATTAGATTGTGTAAGGACATTCCATTTAGAAGTAACTGGGTCAATGGCATCGTACTACCTTTCTTCGTTTCCGAATAAGAGGACCACAGACAAATAAGATATTATGGACGAAGAGTACCTTTGTCTGATATATTGTGGGCTAGGCGTAGTTCGTGTAATATTGAATGTAATACTAATATAATTTGAGCAGGTTAGTATATCGGACATGTAAACATTAACTTTGTTGTAGAAACATTATaacatataaatatatatatgtgtgtgtgtATGTGTGTGTGTCTGTGTGTGTGTCTATGTCAAAAGAGAGACAagacaatatatatatatataattagAGCAGTAcacaaaaacaaagaaaagaaaaacagaTTATATAGACTCTCAATGAATACTTCTGAGCCTGAATTAATTTAATGTTTTTGGGTTGGTAATTGAGCATTGTGATGAAGCGCACAAGAAACACACACTTTATAAAGATACTTTGGATGAATACCGCTGTTTACCCCCATACATGGAAGAGAAATTAGGGATAAATGTGAATGAGAATTAAATtccatatatatagaacCACTGGTTTTACTTAGAGGAAACAGTTCCCTTGAACTTCAAGAGAATATATCGGAAGAATCTTTTTACCATAGGTACTTCGGGAAGAATAGGTTAGTATTGACGGGATACTAGTTGTGCCTTGCTCAATATATGGAGAATCGTGTTAAAGGGGAGTACCAGCATATGGTGTATTCTAAACTGGACAATCTTTTCACAAACTACCGATGCTAACTTTATCACCGAAGCAAGTTCAGAGTACGTTACCAATCTTAGAGCCTTTAGGTATCGGCCTTACTATCGTCTgttcttattatttaaagatcTGAGCTATATCGTATGCCTAAAGGTAGTTAAGAGATAACCTTGATCTATTAATAAGAAGTAAAAAATTACGTATTTCAAAAACCAAAAACCAAAAATCATATTAAGTGTATCGCTTCAAATAGTAGATTTCCATCCGATTTACTAAGGTATAGTAAAGGATCACCTACGCATTGGAAACAAGAGTTGCTGGAGGTATCCATAGTGAGATCTCTCCAGTCAGATAAAGAAAGGACGAGCTTTCATGTATAATTGAGCAGATGAATCTCAGATAAAGGAGGTTAGTACATGAGAATATGTACAACGTTCAGGAAAGGACATACATTATTACGATtaataaacaatttatAAAGTATATATTCCTTAATAGACATATATCCTTGGTAGACTATCAATAGGTGAACCTCTGAACTAGAGAACTAACTAGACGATCACCTTCCTACAGTCCATaaactaataaaaatagCCACTACGTACTGTTTTGTCCTCAACATTAACAGGGaagattttcaatttaacaCATTACGGCACGTCCACCCGCCAAGAAAACAAGATACTCTCTAATAGAAAAGCATAACAATACAAGTAAAAATACATATGGATAGAGAATCTGTTCGCTAGCCTATACATAAAATACCTAATTCCCATCGACAGAGTTACACCTGTAAAAAAATGGCCTTCACAATCAAACAAGAAATAGCAAATTTCGGCGGTAAATTACTGAAATTGTCTCATGAGTCGATTTCCACCAAAACAACAATGGACGTCAACGTCTATTTACCCAAACAGTTCTTTCAATCCACGTCCAAAAAGATTCCAACACTTTACTACCTATCAGGGTTGACGTGTACCCCACAAAACGCATCAGAAAAGGCCTTTTGGCAACCACAAGCAGACAAGTATGGATTCGTGATGGTTTTTCCTGACACATCACCTCGTGGTGAACAAGTCCCCACTGACCCTGAAAATAGTTGGGATTTTGGTCATGGTGCAGGATTCTACGTCAATGCTCAAAAGGATCCGTACGCTAAGAATTACCAAATGTTTAAATACGTCCATGAGGAATTGCCTAATGCGTTGTCCTCTTTCCattatttccaaaataagATTGATTTCGTTAAATTGAAATCCATTACCGGACATTCTATGGGTGGATTTGGTGCTGTGAGTGGATTTTTGAAGTTATATAAGGATTTTGCTTCTTGTTCTGCCTTTGCACCTATTTTGGCACCAAGTTTGGTTCCTTGGGGTCAAAAGGCATTCAAAGGTTATTTAGGTGACGAGGAGAAGAAGTTGTGGGGAGAATATGATCCCTCTGTATTGGTTAAATCGGTGGAAAATGTTGATGACAAGAAGATTTTAGTACATATTGGCTCGAATGATCCATTTTTGGAGAAGCAATTGAAACCGGAGTTGTTTTTGGCTGCTTGTAAGGGGACAAGTTGGGAAAAATCTATTGAGTTGCACATAGTTGATGGATTTGatcattcttattatttcatttctaCTTTTGTTCCTGAACATGCTGAATTCCATGCCAAGGCATTGGGGTTGGTATAAATATGTTTGTAAACTGTACACATTCTATTCATAACTTTTACAATAAGATGACTGTATTTTACGATAACATTGCCAATTTAATCGGACGAGAGTTGAAACCGAACTAGTTCGATGAAGATTCGTCATTGATATAGTCCGTTCCAATGACAGAGCAGTGCTCTACGAAGAGTATAAATTTAGGTACAATcacttttatttttttttttttttgtatgagtataaaaaaacaaataaacgGAAGAAAGCTTTTtaagtaataaatttatcatgggtatataattgaattttctaatttataaattacAGAGTGTATATGTTGACTGATCGATACTGAATGTTCCGAAAAATAAGGGTATGTTGgacaaataaaaatgacaTTAAACAAAAGAACGGGAATGAAccaaggaagaaaaaaaaaggaattcCTGGTCAAAAAAACGTAAAAAGAAGGTGAATAGAAAACTCCAAGGTAAATATGCCTGTTTATGCTAATGGTTCAACATTGTTTTCATATTGATTAGCATAATTACCAGCAGGATCATAGGAACAGATAACATAATCACCCCAAACACCACCACAAGTCTTAATACCACAACCAACTTCAGTTGAAGATTTCCAAACAACTTGAGTGAAATGGCCAGCAGAACCAGCACCTGGGTTACTCCAATCATAATCTGAAATTTCACCGTACCAAGCGTCAACAGCACCAGTGGCAGAGTACCCTAAGGCTAAATTTTCACCGTATGGCCCACCGGAATGTTGTAAGTTACCAGAACAATCGTACGCATCAGCATAAGCTTGAGCATATGAAGCTAAGTTGTCGGACCATTTCAATGCTGGGGTATCTTTATGTAGAGCTCTCTTTGCGTTATGTGCACTTAATACACTGGAGGCAAAATCGGATAGATTGTCGTCAGAAGCTGTAGCGGAGGTGGTTGGTTCCACTGTAGTAGTTgttggttgttgttgagtAGATGTAGTGATTGGAGTAGTAGATGTAGTGGTAGTAGTGGCCCCATGAAGAGTAGCAATCGGAGCAGTTGATGTGACAGTAGTTGATGGGAGGTGTTGTGCGAAGTACTCTTCGTTACTAACTGCTGTTTTTGTAGCCTTAGCTGCAGCGTCAACTAAAGCTTTGGACTTACTGGCTTTGGCTTGTGAGACTTTAGAAGCAAATACCTTTAGTTGGCTATATAGAGAAGCCTTTGGCATTGGAGCTTGAGTAGAAGTTGGAACTGGGACATTACCATCGTAATTTACTAACCCATTCAATGTAATGTAAGTAGTATGGGTATTTTTACCTTCAACAAAGACAATACCTTGGACAGTGACCACAGCAGCATTATGATCATGTGCAGTAACAGTAACTTCAGGTTGTGCAGCTGGTGCAGCAATGGCAGTAGAAGCTAATGCAACAAGagataatttggaaaactgcatttttaataaaagaatGTACGTTTAAGAGTCGAATTTATAGCAAAAGAATGAATGGATAACACAGCCGACTGGAGgtatatttataatgaCAGGGCTATGGACAAAAAGGAATGGATTGGTAACCGGCAAATGCTTACTTTTTTATGTTCTTAATGAAACATTGGAAACAACAatagaaaaggaaaaggacAATTAAGATGAGAGAAGTGAATTACAATAgctttaatatatattaaattaatattctaAATAACAAATCTTATTTGATTTCTGGCCGTGATTTAActggaaaaatatttttctattCTTCACTTGACACTGACAAAGCCTCGTATGAGATCATTTGTGCAGGGATTATCTACATATTTACCTTTGTCCAGAACGGTCCAATTAATAGCCAAATGAAGTAAAAACGTTCATTACATGTATGTCTGGAGTTTAATACAGTACATACTACATAAGTAAATTAGTAACTACTAACAAAAAATGTCACGTATAATATAGAGTACCTTCTCTCAGAGAACGAAGTACTTCTTATGCAAGTATCTGATGGTTTTTACGACCCTCTCGGGCAAATCATGCCAGTTTTAAGTGTTAATTTACATAGGGACGTAGAGGAGTATGCAAGAACTTGCGTGTGGGGAGATAAATCCCGATGGCTGGTTCGCCCCTTTAGGGAAAATCACGGAcggaaaagaaagaaaacaattcaaatatttttcctaAAAGGGAGAAGTAATCATTTTCCTGTTCgtttgaaatttattgCATTCAAAGGGTGTGTGCAGAATGACCCCCAATCTACATATTTTCCCTCCTTATACAGGACAGAagtcttcttttcttagGTCAACTATTCAACAACAATGTTACTTTAATGTCCATTTTCTCGAAGGAGCTTTTCCCACTCATTAACTAATATGTTAGAACTTAATATGAAACTCAGTATTCAGGTTATGAATGTGTTATTCTCTCATTATCGATGGCGTTTATAGGACCATTTGTCATCTTTCATTGATATATGATGAAAACTCTTACAAATGTATGATACAAAGACAAAAATACCAGgctttcttctttctctCAGTTCAAATACACTGGAAAGTTACGAGACTATTTCTTGTCTGAGTGActatctttttcttttctttttactTCTTCATAATCAATCTAAAAGTGCCTTGGCCCTACAAATTCTATACAAAAAGACAGTCTCGAGTAGGCTATGATCATCAAAGAGAGGTTTTTTGGAAGACGGGCTTTCTTTTTAACATGTGTAATGATTAGGGTCTCTTCCAATAATTTGTGATTACCCACGTACGGGCGTACATACGTAGAACCAATCTTACTCAACTACGGTACGAAAGTTATTCCGTGCTAGCAACTTTCACGTGCTTCTTGCCCTTTGTTCTAGAAAGGTATGTTGCAGGTAGGCCTGGGTGCGAAATCCACCTTATTTGCCGGGCCCATGAATTCTCTTGGGGAATGGATTTTTAGAGTAGGGtctttttgaatattttaagCAGTTCTGCGGTTCCCACCGATGGTTCCCAAAAGTTTTATGGCTGTCACTAAgcaattttcaaagaaaaagtgGGTCCGTAGGAGGACTGCTTAAAACCTTAGGGTGTAcattacatttttttaaaattggGGGTACACCTAGGTCTATTTACAGGTAAATTCTAGTACCCGAACTAtttaaaattcaatttagTCCCTTTTAGGAAAAAAGACTAATTAAGCGGCCCGGAGCTCCGTATAACGAACTTCTCATTATGGATCGTTTTTTCGTCTTGTCGTTAAAACTTATCAAACGATAATGATGGAATTTCCGAAAAAGGTTAAGAATTCCTCGAAGAATATTAGCCAAGAAATCTAGAACAATCATATGTTAAACCTTTAAATGGTcctcaatttttttttttggacGTTTTCTCTAGAGTGAAACGTTTGATATTCAGAACTCCGGATAAAGtcgtttcttttttttcaagCGTTATTAAGCAGTACGGTGATAGTACGTATTACTCAATTGAGCGGTCGAGTGATCCGTATTTCTAACTTGACATAAACTTCAATAACGTTATGGGTTGCTTTTTTTACAACATAAGGCTAAATGTCATAAAACTATATCGAAAACAGTTTTATTCTTGGAAATTTGGCCTGAAGTACCGTGGGAATAATAGCCATATTTAGCAAACTTCTTAGGAGGTGCATTTTGTATGTACTGTATATAGATTACTATAAAGCTAGTATTACTGTACTTGTAGTTTTTTCCTTGAGAAGGGTTGGCCAAGCCCAATGTCAATTAACGATGTAACGGGGTAAGACTTTTACAGTATAAGGTAATATGTACTAATTAAGGATTATCAGGCGGAGGAAAAGTAGAAAGCATGATATTGAGAAAACTTGTGCCATACCTCGTAAGCGTATGTCGGATAAGTCAAAAATTAACAAATTCATAAAAAGATAGTTATAGATATATGATAGggaataaagaaaaaaaaaaaaaaaaaaaacgaAAACTACCTTAGTTTAAAGAATACCTACTTTTTTCCTTACTCGCTCTTTGTTttagtaaataaaaaaaataaggtTAGTAAATAGCTAGTCCTGTCTTGGCTGTAAAGTTTTAGGTAAGGGGTgtctttccttttccaaCTGGAGTCCTTGAACATCTACGCACTAACTTTCAGAAGCTCCACtatttgttcttgaatCGAATCTCTAGAAAGGAGAATANNNNNNNNNNNNNNNNNNNNTAAGGTAATATAGTACTAATTAAGGATTATACAGGACGGAGGAAAGTAGAAAGC includes:
- the NDAI0G05610 gene encoding CAP domain-containing protein (similar to Saccharomyces cerevisiae PRY3 (YJL078C); ancestral locus Anc_1.292): MQFSKLSLVALASTAIAAPAAQPEVTVTAHDHNAAVVTVQGIVFVEGKNTHTTYITLNGLVNYDGNVPVPTSTQAPMPKASLYSQLKVFASKVSQAKASKSKALVDAAAKATKTAVSNEEYFAQHLPSTTVTSTAPIATLHGATTTTTSTTPITTSTQQQPTTTTVEPTTSATASDDNLSDFASSVLSAHNAKRALHKDTPALKWSDNLASYAQAYADAYDCSGNLQHSGGPYGENLALGYSATGAVDAWYGEISDYDWSNPGAGSAGHFTQVVWKSSTEVGCGIKTCGGVWGDYVICSYDPAGNYANQYENNVEPLA